The Fictibacillus phosphorivorans genomic sequence TAAGCTTGTTTGAAAAAATACTTTAAAAATCATATTTCATGTCTCCTTACCGGTCTGTAGTTTTTGAGTTTCTTCGTCCTATTATAAAGGAAAGTGACATGTTTTTCATGTTTTTTCATAATGCATCATTGGAAAACCATAAAAATATTAAAATAATAACTGTTAAGCTATAGAGAATTTCCTATATAATTACCTTAGTTGAGAGGAAAACTTAACTTAGTTAAGAATTAGTTTACCGTTATTATTTTGTTGTCTTACCCATTTCCTAAGTTTTTTTAATAAGCGCGTTCTCATCTTCATTTATTACCCTCCACGACTGTTTTTATTACTAGTATGTGTAGTTGAATGGATATTTTTTATAGGGAAATTGTTACATTTCATGATTGCTATTTTCATTTTAAATAAGGGGTTGAACGAATGAAGTTATATTCGGCGCTTTTAATTTTAAGTTTGATATGGGGAATGTCTTTCTTGTTCATAAAAGTTTTGCTTGAGATATTCGATCCTTGGCAGATTGTATTTCTTCGTTGTTTGCTAGGAATAGTAACAATCATTCCTTTATTCCTTATAACGCGACAGAAAGTAGATTGGAAAAGACTTCCCGTCAAAAAGTTACTTTTCGTTGGCTTCTTAAACGCTGGCCTTCCTTGGGGACTGATCGCATGGAGCGAAACGTTCTTAGATAGTGGGTATACGGCTATATTAAACGCAACTACTCCGATCTGGACGACAATGATGGGTGTGTTCTTTTTTTCCGTCTCATTGCAATGGAAACAATGGGTGGGGGTAATGATCGGTTTTATAGGGATTATGTTACTAATGGACGTAGATGGTCCTGGATTGAGCAAGAATCAATTGTTGTTAGGCATTGTTTTGATGCTTGTAGCTACTTGTTGTTATGGATATAGTTCACAATATGCAAAAAAACATCTTCAACATACAACGGTTTGGATCACTGCTTCGTCTACACTATTTGCAGGAATGCTATTAAGTGCGTTGATGATGTTTTTGACGGATGGTTGGGCAGTTCCTGAAAATCCTATTCACTACAATTCTGTACTAT encodes the following:
- a CDS encoding DMT family transporter, yielding MKLYSALLILSLIWGMSFLFIKVLLEIFDPWQIVFLRCLLGIVTIIPLFLITRQKVDWKRLPVKKLLFVGFLNAGLPWGLIAWSETFLDSGYTAILNATTPIWTTMMGVFFFSVSLQWKQWVGVMIGFIGIMLLMDVDGPGLSKNQLLLGIVLMLVATCCYGYSSQYAKKHLQHTTVWITASSTLFAGMLLSALMMFLTDGWAVPENPIHYNSVLSLIGLGVFGSGIAYLLYYYMISAGSAEFATLVTYLVPVSAVMWGSVLLDEMIHRSAYWGLMLIFAGVYLTGKRVKKKNAINLEHDRTA